TCCACGATTACGATGGGAGGTGATTAAAAAGAAATTGCCGATGACTGGTATTTGTTCGTACAATTCCATTCGTGTAGCCACCAAATATTTGACTCCCTGATCAATCAAAAAAATTATTAGCGCAATACCAAAATAAATCACAGTCCTTCGTCACTCCGATCCGCTTATATCCGTTGTTGAACCCATTTATTGTAGCATAAGCGTTCTCAGATCGTCCACGAAACCCGCAAGCTATCAAGCACAGACCATCCATAAAATGAACTCCTTCGCATTTGATTAGAATTTCCTATGTAAAAGAGGTCTTCCCGGTGCAAACTACAAGGAGCATACTCGACACAACGCATACGCATGAAACCTAGAACAAGGAGAGGATTCCATGTCCCCATTGACGGAGCAACAATTGCAGGGCCTGCGTAACGAACTGCTGGAACGCAAAAAGGAAATTGAGCACCGCTTGCAAAACAACGACCATTACGGACTCGGTGATTCACAGCGCGATCAAACCGGTGAGCTTTCTCCCATTGATAACCATCCAGGCGATCTGGCTACCGAAACCTACGAGCGAGCCAAAGATATTTCCTTATTGGAGCATGATGAGTTTCAATTGGAACGTATCAAATCAGCCTTGATGGCAATGGACAAGGGGACCTATGGCATTTGCGCCGCCAGCGGTAAACCTATTCCCTATGAACGGCTACTGGCTGTTCCCTATACCATTTACTGCAAAGAGTACAGTCCCGAAACAGAAGTGTCTAACCGCCGCCCAGTGGAGGAAGAATTTCTCGCTCCCTCGTTCGGCAGAACGAGTCTGGATGAGCGTGATGATCAAAATGGCTTCGACGGTGAAGATGCCTGGCAGATCGTCGAAAATTGGGGTACATCTAACACCCCAGCCATGGCCGAAAGCGGAGAAATCCACAGTTATGATGATATGGGAATTGAAGCAGGCGACGATAATATGGGCTTCGTAGAACCATACGAAAGCTTTGTTGCTACTGACATTTATGGACAAAATGTATCTGTTATTCGCAGCTCCATTTATCAGCGTTATATCGAAGATGGCGAGGGCGAAGGTCTACTGGAGCCGGATACGCACGAAGACGAATCGTGAACTTCAAGGTGGAAATCGCTTCCTAATAGGTAGTAAGCTCCAATTGTCGTTGTACGATCCGTACAATATCAGCGATATAATCACCGATAATCGGCAAATTCAACGCTCCGAGCACTTGCAGCACATAAATAATGGTAGCGGCAAAAAAAGTAAAACCTAGCGCAATGCCGATTCCCCGGGAAACGCCTGATATTAGATTTAGCCAGAGCAATCGCCAAGGCTTATTCAACAGCAAAGCGTAATCTGCAATACGTGTCCGTTCCATCTGCTCTGAGACAGCACGTATCAGCTTTTCAACACGACTTAATCGCTCTGTCTGATTACCTATTTTGCTTTTATCTGTGGCTATGGCAGCTCCTTCTCCGTTCATCCCTCGGAGACTCCTCTTCTGTCTACGCCTTGATCGTGCCGTCATGTGCACAATCCCCCTTTTCCCATGGCTGCCCTGAACGCAGCAAACGAGCCGAAGCACGTAACGGAGAAAACCCGTTTCCGATGCTTAGGCTCGTTTTTATATGCTGCCTGTTATTGTATTATGGGACAGGGGGCTTGTAATTATTCCCCAATATGAACGCCGATGGTTTTACCGTTCACTTCCACATGTTCTGCCGGTTCGGCTTGACCAAATGTCACAGTCGTAACCAATACGTTCTCACGCAACACAGTGTCAAAGCTTGCGATGGCCTGGCGCAGCTCGTTATCTACATCCAACGTCAATGCCACATACTTTTCAATCGGCAGATCCAGTTTTTTACGGTAATCCTGTACCGCACGAACCACTTCACGTACCCAGCCCTCTTGCTCCAGCTCCGGTGTAATGTCCGTGTTCAACGCTACCGTTAAGCCATAACCGGAAGCAGAAGCGAAGCCTTCTTTCGCTTTTTTCTCTACCAGCAATTCTTCAGCTGTAACTTGTAGCTCTTCACCTTCTGGAGAAGCGACATTTAACATTCCCTGTTCTACAACAGTACGGGTATCCTCAGCAGACATTCCTTTGAAAAAGTTTTGTAGGAAA
The Paenibacillus peoriae DNA segment above includes these coding regions:
- a CDS encoding TraR/DksA C4-type zinc finger protein — encoded protein: MSPLTEQQLQGLRNELLERKKEIEHRLQNNDHYGLGDSQRDQTGELSPIDNHPGDLATETYERAKDISLLEHDEFQLERIKSALMAMDKGTYGICAASGKPIPYERLLAVPYTIYCKEYSPETEVSNRRPVEEEFLAPSFGRTSLDERDDQNGFDGEDAWQIVENWGTSNTPAMAESGEIHSYDDMGIEAGDDNMGFVEPYESFVATDIYGQNVSVIRSSIYQRYIEDGEGEGLLEPDTHEDES
- a CDS encoding DUF5665 domain-containing protein codes for the protein MNGEGAAIATDKSKIGNQTERLSRVEKLIRAVSEQMERTRIADYALLLNKPWRLLWLNLISGVSRGIGIALGFTFFAATIIYVLQVLGALNLPIIGDYIADIVRIVQRQLELTTY